One segment of Shewanella piezotolerans WP3 DNA contains the following:
- a CDS encoding DUF2804 domain-containing protein — translation MSSNSVPWTPKILTSLAAPQSLIDDTGLPVYGHFDGPVNELGVHKFRYFDEMDKPASKWANRFDYKQFQFVSIVTPHYIIGVALADIRYVGSAFCYLYDVKQNSLIEAGWLKPLGMGYQMSESPMQGNASIKGAKGEIRFDIEQGLWRVKLNSLGIEADLTLQPEPLSLPMAMCNPTGYSGWTYTQKHNALTVQGKLVISHEPQPLQRVTAGYDFSAGFMRRETSWRWASINALTDTGSIGLNLAAGVNETGCNENAFWIDGERHLLGAVHFDFTRQRTKDQQAGGWRIYSDNGQVELSFTPLNCRQEKLNLWLIKSNFRQYLGHYSGHIIDNLGHKHQLDNVLGLTEDHFARW, via the coding sequence ATGTCTTCAAATAGCGTACCATGGACACCTAAAATATTGACTAGCTTGGCGGCGCCGCAATCTCTTATAGATGATACTGGCTTGCCAGTATATGGGCACTTTGATGGTCCGGTTAATGAACTTGGCGTTCATAAGTTTCGCTACTTTGATGAAATGGATAAACCTGCTTCGAAGTGGGCAAATCGATTCGATTATAAACAGTTCCAGTTTGTCAGTATTGTCACTCCCCATTACATTATCGGCGTTGCGCTTGCAGATATCCGTTACGTTGGAAGTGCATTTTGTTATCTGTATGACGTTAAGCAAAATAGCTTGATTGAAGCTGGCTGGCTTAAACCGTTGGGTATGGGATATCAAATGTCCGAATCTCCAATGCAAGGCAATGCCAGCATCAAAGGCGCAAAAGGTGAGATTCGGTTTGATATTGAGCAGGGATTGTGGCGAGTAAAGCTCAATTCCCTTGGCATAGAAGCGGATCTGACTCTACAACCTGAGCCATTGAGTTTGCCCATGGCAATGTGTAATCCAACTGGGTACAGCGGTTGGACTTACACTCAAAAACATAATGCATTAACTGTACAAGGTAAGTTGGTGATTAGCCACGAGCCACAACCATTGCAAAGAGTTACTGCAGGCTATGATTTCAGTGCGGGTTTCATGCGCCGAGAAACTAGCTGGCGTTGGGCAAGTATTAATGCGCTAACTGATACTGGCAGTATTGGATTGAACCTAGCGGCAGGAGTCAATGAGACTGGCTGCAATGAAAATGCATTTTGGATTGATGGTGAGCGGCATTTACTGGGAGCGGTTCACTTTGATTTCACTCGCCAAAGAACAAAAGATCAGCAAGCAGGGGGGTGGCGGATCTATTCCGACAATGGCCAAGTTGAACTCAGCTTTACACCGCTTAACTGCCGCCAGGAAAAACTGAACCTTTGGTTGATAAAGAGTAACTTTAGACAGTACCTAGGTCATTACAGCGGCCATATCATCGATAATTTAGGTCATAAGCATCAGTTAGATAATGTATTGGGCTTAACTGAAGATCACTTTGCTCGTTGGTAA
- a CDS encoding sterol desaturase family protein, whose protein sequence is MDFNSLISHPEVLLLVLAPIFFVCILLEWYIGDRRNRLPLNARYHLPEVLCNFGLAAMHQLTDILTGLLIAKLYLLFFGWRLFDIEMNAGTFVALMVAQDFCYYWFHRASHRIRWMWAAHVAHHSSENMNFSTAFRQSLMYPLAGMWIFWLPLVVVGFDPNWVVFVVLLNLGLQFFVHTQAIKSLGILEWVINTPSHHRVHHGRNPQYIDKNYAGILIIWDRMFGTFEKEVETVEYGITKPINSFNPLVVTFTEWRDMFRELFAPNRSIKQRWQSLFAPPSSEHQVSDDSEITQTPEAVKDL, encoded by the coding sequence ATGGATTTTAATTCACTGATCTCACACCCCGAAGTACTGCTTTTGGTACTCGCGCCAATCTTTTTCGTCTGTATTTTACTGGAGTGGTATATAGGAGATAGGCGAAATAGGCTGCCACTTAATGCGCGTTATCACTTGCCTGAAGTATTGTGTAATTTTGGTTTAGCGGCGATGCACCAATTAACAGATATTCTTACAGGACTACTTATTGCTAAGTTGTATCTGCTGTTTTTTGGTTGGCGTTTATTTGATATTGAGATGAATGCTGGTACGTTTGTAGCGCTGATGGTTGCACAAGACTTTTGTTACTATTGGTTCCATCGGGCAAGTCACCGTATTCGTTGGATGTGGGCGGCGCATGTGGCGCATCACAGCTCAGAGAACATGAATTTCAGCACTGCATTCAGGCAAAGTTTAATGTACCCACTGGCGGGGATGTGGATTTTTTGGTTGCCACTGGTGGTCGTAGGTTTTGATCCTAACTGGGTGGTGTTCGTGGTACTGCTTAATTTAGGTTTGCAGTTCTTTGTTCATACTCAGGCGATAAAATCTTTAGGGATCTTAGAGTGGGTGATTAATACGCCTTCTCACCACCGGGTTCACCATGGTCGTAATCCGCAATATATCGACAAAAACTACGCTGGCATTCTTATTATTTGGGATCGCATGTTTGGTACATTTGAAAAGGAAGTCGAAACGGTTGAATACGGTATAACCAAACCTATCAATAGCTTTAATCCATTAGTGGTGACCTTTACTGAATGGCGCGATATGTTTAGAGAGCTTTTTGCGCCTAATCGTTCGATTAAGCAGCGCTGGCAATCCTTGTTTGCGCCGCCAAGTTCAGAGCATCAAGTCAGTGACGATAGCGAGATTACTCAAACGCCTGAAGCCGTTAAGGATTTATAG